The Apteryx mantelli isolate bAptMan1 chromosome Z, bAptMan1.hap1, whole genome shotgun sequence genome has a segment encoding these proteins:
- the STARD6 gene encoding stAR-related lipid transfer protein 6 isoform X1, with amino-acid sequence MDYKKITDEVAKKILSYNQDTSGWRVIKVSKNITVASKPSKEYSGNIYRGEGIIKEVPSKIIPFMYLPEYRNKWDKALQSYKLLEKIDQDTGIYHSVTHSYGMGLISSRDFVDLVHVKPYPGGILTTNSVSVEYSRCPPTPSCVRGYNNPCGYVCSPLPENPEHSKLVVFIQPELGGMLPYSVVETAIPTTLINLITETRAGLKGLKDHN; translated from the exons ATGGACTATAAGAAAATTACGGATGAAGTTGCAAAAAAGATTTTATCATACAACCAGGATACTTCAGGATGGAGAGTGATAAAAGTTTCA aaaaatattacagTTGCTTCAAAACCTTCAAAAGAGTATTCAGGAAACAT ATACCGTGGAGAAGGGATAATTAAGGAAGTCCCTAGTAAAATTATTCCTTTTATGTATCTTCCTGAATATCGAAACAAGTGGGACAAAGCATTACAATCTTACAAGCTGTTAGAAAAGATTGACCAG GATACTGGTATATACCACAGTGTAACACACAGTTATGGTATGGGACTGATTTCATCAAGAGATTTTGTTGACTTGGTGCATGTTAAACCCTATCCTGGTGGTATCCTTACAACTAACT CTGTCAGCGTGGAATATTCAAGATGCCCTCCAACTCCTTCTTGTGTCCGTGGCTATAACAATCCTTGTGGATATGTGTGTTCACCCTTGCCAGA GAATCCAGAGCATTCTAAGCTAGTTGTATTTATCCAGCCAGAATTAGGAGGAATGCTTCCCTACtctgtggtggagacagcaaTACCTACTACTCTCATAAATCTAATCACTGAAACAAGAGCTGGACTGAAAGGCTTGAAAGACCATAATTAA
- the STARD6 gene encoding stAR-related lipid transfer protein 6 isoform X2, protein MQILASIRYRGEGIIKEVPSKIIPFMYLPEYRNKWDKALQSYKLLEKIDQDTGIYHSVTHSYGMGLISSRDFVDLVHVKPYPGGILTTNSVSVEYSRCPPTPSCVRGYNNPCGYVCSPLPENPEHSKLVVFIQPELGGMLPYSVVETAIPTTLINLITETRAGLKGLKDHN, encoded by the exons ATGCAAATCCTGGCTTCAATCAG ATACCGTGGAGAAGGGATAATTAAGGAAGTCCCTAGTAAAATTATTCCTTTTATGTATCTTCCTGAATATCGAAACAAGTGGGACAAAGCATTACAATCTTACAAGCTGTTAGAAAAGATTGACCAG GATACTGGTATATACCACAGTGTAACACACAGTTATGGTATGGGACTGATTTCATCAAGAGATTTTGTTGACTTGGTGCATGTTAAACCCTATCCTGGTGGTATCCTTACAACTAACT CTGTCAGCGTGGAATATTCAAGATGCCCTCCAACTCCTTCTTGTGTCCGTGGCTATAACAATCCTTGTGGATATGTGTGTTCACCCTTGCCAGA GAATCCAGAGCATTCTAAGCTAGTTGTATTTATCCAGCCAGAATTAGGAGGAATGCTTCCCTACtctgtggtggagacagcaaTACCTACTACTCTCATAAATCTAATCACTGAAACAAGAGCTGGACTGAAAGGCTTGAAAGACCATAATTAA
- the POLI gene encoding DNA polymerase iota, with protein MEPFPPPTEDDEEDWLRPQPGGGAAPPAPSGHSKSVSARNTACRVIVHLDLDCFYAQVEMIRNPELRDKPLGVQQKNLVVTCNYEARKLGMKKLMSVRDAKEKFPQLTLVNGEDLTQYREMSYKVTDLLEEFCPLVERLGFDENFVDITEIVEKRLKRLQQSGCSRVCVSGHVYNNQAINFHDPMHVRLVIGSQIAEELREAVHARLGLTGCAGVASNKLLAKLVSGTFKPNQQTVLLPESCQDLIRNLEDINKVPGIGYKTAKRLETLGLKSVCDLQAFPSAVLEKELGVSTAQRIQKLSYGEDDSPVTPSGPPQSFSEEDSFKKCSSEGQVKEKIEELLASLLDRIHKDGRKPHTIRLVIRQFSSTNKWFNRESRQCPIPPHLIQKFGKESSSVISPLVDILMKLFRKMINVALPFHITLLSVSFSNLKDLPSSKKGSIGFYLTEVSSPSASGKNVQEMVDVSQGQASSSWIQNFNRTGNTPMRKLSEEKQSCIRKAGTPDFPFQLSPGDTDQEVFRELPEEIKKEIISERTEEMIPTESVFSQPSLCFPNEINSTSPSSKRVNNDMNASGCSIHFTSAHDSATVLAHSSKASCSSEYPGSILIDGDREKKPTAPLNFRERDLLVPEVGASQTVLPAPVLGKDEQAFGTASEAKTHGSREGIVFPHNVDPKTFFELPADVQKELLAEWKNQELASKMFMGKPPEKPKANRGRKNTASCLSQSNNLLRYFKPQ; from the exons caggCCACAGTAAGTCTGTATCAGCAAGAAATACAGCATGCAGAGTGATTGTTCACCTTGACTTGGACTGCTTTTATGCACAAGTAGAAATGATCCGTAATCCTGAATTAAGAGACAAGCCTTTAG GTGTTCAACAGAAAAACCTTGTAGTTACTTGTAACTATGAAGCCAGAAAACTTGGAATGAAGAAACTGATGTCTGTCAGAGATGCTAAAGAGAAGTTTCCTCAACTGACACTGGTTAATGGAGAGGATCTAACTCAATATAGGGAAATGTCATACAAGGTTACAG attTGTTGGAAGAATTTTGTCCACTAGTGGAAAGGCTTGGGTTTGATGAAAATTTTGTGGATATCACAGAGATTGTAGAGAAGAGGCTAAAACGGCTACAACAAAGTGGCTGTTCCAGAGTATGTGTGTCTGGCCATGTATACAACAACCAAG cTATCAATTTCCATGATCCAATGCATGTAAGACTAGTTATTGGATCTCAGATTGCAGAAGAGTTGAGGGAAGCTGTGCATGCGAGATTAGGCCTCACAGGCTGTGCCGGCGTGGCTTCTAACAAGTTACTGGCTAAGCTTGTGTCTGGTACCTTTAAACCAAATCAACAAACAGTTCTTCTGCCTGAAAGCTGTCAGGATCTAATACGCAACCTTGAGGACATCAACAAAGTGCCTG GCATTGGCTATAAAACTGCTAAACGCCTCGAAACACTGGGTCTTAAAAGTGTGTGTGATCTCCAAGCATTTCCATCTGCTGTGTTAGAGAAGGAACTTGGTGTTTCTACTGCTCAGCGTATCCAAAAGCTCAGCTATGGAGAGGATGACTCCCCTGTGACTCCGTCAGGCCCTCCTCAG tcctttAGTGAAGAAGACTCCTTTAAAAAGTGTTCATCAGAAGGGCAAGTTAAAGAGAAAATTGAAGAGCTGCTTGCTAGCCTCTTAGACAG AATACACAAAGATGGAAGAAAACCACACACAATAAGACTGGTCATCCGCCAGTTTTCTTCAACTAATAAATGGTTTAATCGGGAAAGTCGTCAGTGTCCTATTCCACCTCATCTCATTCAGAAATTTGGAAAAG AAAGCAGCAGTGTTATATCCCCATTGGTTGATATACTAATGAAATTGTTTCGAAAGATGATAAACGTAGCTCTGCCATTTCATATCACTCTTTTGAGTGTCAGCTTCTCCAACCTCAAAGATCTTCCTAGCAGCAAGAAAGGATCAATTGGTTTTTATCTAACAGAGGTGTCATCACCTTCAGCCTCTGGTAAAAATGTCCAG GAAATGGTGGATGTTTCACAAGGCCAGGCAAGCTCTTCTTGGATCCAGAATTTCAACAGAACTGGAAATACACCAATGAGAaaactttcagaagaaaagcaaagctgtATAAGAAAAGCTGGAACTCCTGACTTCCCATTTCAGTTGTCTCCTGGTGACACTGACCAGGAGGTCTTCAGGGAACTTCcagaagaaattaagaaagaaattatttctgaaagaacagaagaaatgatCCCTACAGAGAGTGTTTTTAGTCAACCATCACTATGTTTTCCAAATGAGATAAATAGCACTTCTCCAAGTTCCAAAAGAGTAAATAATGATATGAACGCTTCAGGGTGCAGCATACACTTCACATCAGCTCATGACTCTGCAACTGTTCTGGCACACAGCTCCAAGGCCAGTTGTTCTTCCGAGTATCCTGGAAGTATATTGATAGATGGTGATAGGGAAAAAAAGCCTACAGCCCCTCTGAATTTTAGAGAGAGAGACTTGCTGGTTCCGGAAGTTGGAGCCAGCCAAACTGTTCTGCCTGCCCCGGTCTTGGGTAAAGATGAGCAAGCCTTTGGAACAGCTTCTGAGGCTAAAACCCACGGCAGCAGAGAAGGAATTGTATTTCCTCATAACGTTGACCCAAAGACTTTTTTTGAACTACCTGCAGATGTGCAAAAAGAACTACTAGCTGAATGGAAGAATCAGGAacttgcatccaaaatgtttatGGGTAAACCCCCTGAAAAGCCTAAAGCgaacagaggaagaaagaataCAGCATCGTGTTTATCACAGTCTAACAATTTACTAAGATATTTTAAACCACAATGA